Proteins from a single region of Nitrospira sp.:
- the pilO gene encoding type 4a pilus biogenesis protein PilO, whose amino-acid sequence MTDRLQRMLSEPYAPLLPWVGLAALLLAGLMAVNAFGVRGVEGDRVQIEKEWVSARQVLAQHREARKARKDVSQVWAVLPVERDFAPLALGISEEAKRDHVTLPALSYKTEATTVANTSKGVLQGSMTGRYEDLRRFIYDLETAEELLFIEDLELAGSSSPRDQQLTFNIKIVTYLRGESVKSTLGGQQ is encoded by the coding sequence GTGACTGATCGGCTGCAGCGCATGTTGTCCGAACCCTATGCCCCGCTGTTGCCGTGGGTTGGGCTGGCGGCGTTGTTGCTGGCGGGGCTGATGGCGGTCAATGCGTTTGGCGTTCGGGGAGTCGAAGGCGATCGGGTCCAAATCGAAAAAGAGTGGGTGTCTGCGCGCCAGGTTTTGGCTCAGCATCGGGAAGCCAGGAAGGCGCGAAAGGATGTGAGTCAGGTGTGGGCGGTCCTGCCGGTCGAGCGTGACTTTGCTCCGCTGGCCTTGGGGATATCCGAAGAGGCCAAACGTGACCATGTGACGCTGCCGGCGCTGTCCTACAAGACGGAGGCGACGACTGTAGCGAACACGAGCAAAGGGGTGCTCCAGGGTTCCATGACCGGGCGGTATGAGGATCTGAGACGGTTTATCTATGACCTTGAAACGGCGGAGGAGCTGCTGTTTATAGAAGACCTGGAACTTGCCGGTTCTTCTAGTCCGCGCGATCAACAGTTAACCTTTAACATTAAGATTGTGACCTATCTGCGCGGAGAATCAGTGAAATCTACATTGGGCGGACAGCAATAG
- a CDS encoding PilN domain-containing protein, with the protein MMAALRDGVSRVADRVARVMGFRRYFQISLATRFRWYLLPLQLGLMAGCLAFCVAIVWSIARTVLGYQDVRQMSVELEHVRQQDQQLMAEATQEGIDLSERALQQLPAEVALANQLLEKRTFSWTAFLAGLEQAIPPRLALTSVRLESGGSLVHLTGSATSLEDLTAFTVGLQDHPKFKDPVLAQHRVGPSGLVEFDVTVRYRREGV; encoded by the coding sequence ATGATGGCGGCCCTTCGAGACGGCGTGAGCCGCGTCGCCGATCGCGTTGCGCGTGTCATGGGCTTTCGTCGATATTTTCAGATTTCTCTCGCCACTCGATTTCGATGGTATCTGCTTCCGCTCCAGCTTGGGCTGATGGCCGGTTGTTTGGCGTTCTGTGTGGCGATTGTGTGGAGTATCGCCCGGACGGTCCTCGGGTACCAAGATGTTCGGCAAATGAGCGTAGAGCTGGAGCATGTTCGGCAGCAGGATCAGCAGCTTATGGCCGAGGCGACTCAAGAAGGGATCGATCTATCCGAGCGGGCGCTGCAGCAGTTGCCTGCAGAAGTCGCATTGGCCAATCAGCTGCTTGAGAAGCGGACCTTTTCTTGGACGGCGTTTTTGGCGGGGTTGGAGCAAGCGATTCCGCCACGGTTGGCGCTCACCAGTGTCCGGTTGGAGTCCGGAGGGTCTCTCGTGCATTTGACCGGCTCGGCGACGAGTTTGGAAGATCTCACGGCATTTACCGTGGGGTTGCAAGACCATCCCAAATTCAAAGACCCGGTGCTAGCTCAGCATCGAGTCGGGCCGAGTGGTTTGGTGGAGTTCGATGTGACTGTGCGCTATCGGCGGGAGGGCGTGTAA
- a CDS encoding ATPase, T2SS/T4P/T4SS family: MARSVARPTLLEVLVRHGLAREPIEQALRRLGGVSLALGQTLVSEGVLSEEQLAKALAEQYGLPYEPLTDYRVDPQFYESISVKLMQRHPFVPMGERAGVLTIAIADPQNVLGFDELELLIGKPLARVVSSRSAILSALERSEGSSQALRELEAEYRSVLVKEDDRGEEVLTVNHVAEDQSPAVKLLDSILLSAMQRRASDIHIEASDRATKVKLRVDGILVPAMEPLDVRLHAPLVSRLKVMSELDIAERRVPQDGSFRMRLDRKTVDFRVSILPSVFGESVVVRILDREAITTGVSALRLERLGFNPEDLKRFRRAIVRPYGMVLVTGPTGSGKTTTLYAAISEMNTAEDKLITIEDPVEYQLAGVVQIPVNEKKGLTFARGLRSILRHDPDKIMVGEIRDAETAQIAIQSALTGHLVLTTVHANNVFDVIGRFASMGIDAYNFLAALNCVLAQRLVRILCPSCRVPVVAEQSLLEDSGLDYEQYKDTPFYQGKGCSNCMGTGYRGRKCITEFLDLTDEIKEMILAERPLSEIRYRAVTDGMITLRQSAIKKVLQGETSLREINRVTFSEEG; the protein is encoded by the coding sequence GTGGCTCGTAGTGTGGCCCGTCCCACGTTGTTGGAGGTCTTGGTTCGCCATGGCCTTGCTCGTGAGCCGATTGAGCAGGCGCTTCGCCGCTTAGGTGGAGTGTCCCTGGCGCTCGGTCAAACGCTGGTGAGCGAAGGAGTGCTGTCGGAAGAGCAGCTGGCCAAGGCTCTGGCCGAGCAGTACGGACTTCCCTACGAACCGCTCACCGATTATCGCGTCGATCCGCAGTTCTATGAATCCATCTCCGTGAAGCTCATGCAGCGCCATCCGTTTGTGCCGATGGGGGAGCGGGCAGGTGTTCTGACCATTGCCATTGCGGATCCGCAGAATGTACTGGGATTTGATGAGCTGGAATTGCTGATCGGCAAGCCCCTCGCGCGTGTGGTGAGTTCGCGGAGCGCGATTCTCTCCGCGCTTGAGCGAAGTGAAGGTTCGAGCCAGGCGTTGCGAGAATTAGAAGCGGAATACCGGTCCGTTCTGGTCAAGGAGGACGACCGCGGGGAAGAAGTGCTCACCGTCAATCATGTGGCCGAGGATCAAAGCCCGGCCGTGAAATTGTTGGACTCGATCCTGCTCAGCGCGATGCAGCGTCGCGCGAGCGATATTCACATCGAAGCATCGGATCGAGCGACGAAGGTCAAATTGCGCGTGGACGGCATTCTCGTTCCGGCCATGGAGCCCTTGGACGTCCGCCTGCATGCACCCTTGGTGTCCCGGCTGAAGGTTATGTCGGAACTGGATATCGCGGAGCGGCGTGTGCCGCAGGACGGCAGTTTTCGTATGCGGTTGGATCGGAAGACCGTCGATTTTCGCGTGTCTATTCTCCCCAGCGTATTCGGTGAGTCCGTCGTCGTCCGCATCTTGGACCGGGAGGCGATTACCACCGGAGTCTCGGCCCTTCGCCTGGAGCGGTTGGGTTTCAATCCTGAAGATCTGAAGCGGTTTCGTCGGGCGATCGTCAGGCCCTACGGGATGGTCTTGGTGACCGGGCCAACCGGAAGCGGGAAAACGACGACATTGTATGCCGCGATTTCAGAAATGAATACGGCGGAAGATAAGCTGATTACCATTGAAGATCCTGTCGAGTATCAGCTGGCTGGGGTCGTGCAAATTCCGGTCAATGAAAAGAAAGGGCTGACGTTCGCGCGAGGGCTCCGATCCATCCTGCGTCATGACCCGGACAAGATCATGGTCGGAGAAATTCGTGATGCGGAGACCGCGCAGATCGCGATTCAGTCGGCGCTGACCGGACATTTGGTGCTGACGACGGTCCATGCGAACAATGTATTCGATGTCATCGGCCGATTTGCCTCCATGGGCATCGATGCCTACAATTTTCTCGCGGCGTTGAATTGCGTGCTGGCCCAACGGCTGGTGCGGATCCTCTGTCCCTCGTGCCGGGTGCCGGTTGTGGCTGAACAATCGCTTTTGGAGGATTCAGGCCTCGACTATGAACAATATAAAGATACCCCTTTCTATCAGGGAAAGGGTTGCTCGAATTGCATGGGGACCGGGTATCGCGGGCGGAAGTGTATTACGGAATTTCTGGATCTGACGGATGAGATCAAGGAAATGATTTTGGCTGAGCGGCCTTTGTCTGAAATCCGGTATCGTGCCGTGACGGACGGGATGATTACACTGCGTCAATCCGCGATCAAGAAAGTATTGCAGGGAGAGACCTCGCTGCGTGAGATCAATCGTGTGACCTTCAGCGAGGAGGGGTGA
- a CDS encoding type II secretion system F family protein, translating to MAIFTYRVARSDGSIVDGQIEGAEEAAVRGKLESQGLLVFTLHQRSGVASGHSAPSRSWGKLPLGEFLIFNQEFLALVKSGLPVLRVWELLIERAQHTGFQQALRDVRQDIRGGTASSDALAKHPAYFPELYIATVKAGEQSGNLPEVLQRYIGYLKLMMALRQKVTKALSYPLFLVLIGVGVIAFLLTYVMPTFVSVYGENAKTLPWATQLLMDIVQHSEAQVIPGLLLVGVGGLALRAYYTTPTGRFTIDRVLLALPLIGPIMVKHHTVQLTRTLGTILAGGTPLVEALHIARGAVSNRWVQAGLDEAESEIREGATLATALERPHILPKLAIEMVSVGEETGSLESMLRDVGDFYEADLDTRLSQLTTWIEPVLLLVMGVLVGAIVIVMYLPVFQMAGTIG from the coding sequence ATGGCCATCTTCACCTACAGAGTTGCCCGGTCTGACGGCTCGATCGTTGACGGGCAGATCGAAGGGGCCGAAGAAGCCGCGGTGCGTGGAAAGCTCGAGTCTCAAGGCCTCTTGGTCTTCACACTCCATCAGCGAAGCGGTGTGGCTTCGGGCCATTCTGCCCCGAGTCGGTCCTGGGGAAAGCTTCCTCTCGGAGAGTTTCTGATTTTCAACCAGGAGTTTCTGGCGCTGGTGAAGTCGGGATTGCCGGTGTTGCGAGTGTGGGAGTTGCTTATCGAGCGGGCTCAACACACGGGGTTTCAGCAGGCGTTGCGGGATGTGCGGCAGGATATTCGAGGAGGGACGGCGTCGTCCGACGCATTGGCCAAACATCCAGCCTATTTCCCTGAGTTGTATATCGCGACGGTTAAGGCGGGAGAGCAATCGGGTAATCTTCCCGAGGTTCTGCAGCGATACATCGGCTACCTCAAGCTGATGATGGCGCTGCGGCAAAAAGTGACGAAAGCCCTCTCGTATCCGCTGTTTTTGGTGTTGATTGGAGTGGGCGTCATTGCCTTCTTGCTCACCTATGTGATGCCGACTTTCGTGTCAGTGTATGGGGAGAATGCAAAGACCCTCCCCTGGGCGACTCAATTGCTGATGGATATCGTGCAGCATAGCGAGGCGCAAGTAATCCCGGGGTTGCTGCTGGTTGGTGTAGGCGGGCTGGCCTTGCGGGCCTACTATACGACTCCGACCGGGCGATTCACGATTGACCGCGTTTTGCTCGCGCTCCCATTGATCGGGCCGATTATGGTGAAGCATCACACGGTGCAGCTGACCAGAACCCTGGGGACCATTCTGGCCGGAGGCACGCCTCTGGTGGAGGCGTTGCACATCGCGCGCGGCGCGGTCTCCAATCGCTGGGTGCAGGCCGGTTTGGATGAGGCGGAAAGCGAGATTCGTGAAGGGGCCACGCTGGCGACTGCGCTCGAGCGTCCGCACATCTTGCCGAAGCTGGCGATCGAGATGGTGTCGGTCGGTGAGGAGACCGGTTCGTTGGAAAGTATGTTGCGAGATGTCGGAGACTTTTACGAGGCGGATCTCGATACACGGTTGTCTCAATTGACCACGTGGATTGAGCCGGTTTTGTTGCTGGTGATGGGAGTCCTCGTCGGAGCGATCGTCATTGTTATGTACCTGCCGGTGTTTCAGATGGCCGGCACGATTGGATAG
- a CDS encoding LysM peptidoglycan-binding domain-containing protein encodes MDTLKTSLRDSQRTIGELRSELESRRQELADSQIARAQMEGRIREAERRLTEARHIIDLQREELSSSRTERQRVSQAGTALQNQLKQLQKQLAKMGKQFERGGETGAGAAPANLSSTNARPPAVRPVNMDSSHHGDEKTRVAVAPAEALPSDAIVDGGERSVAAADYPASLSVKPGDTLWSIAQRFHTTVQELMAANELADNRILIGQALRLPSRVASGTSPLDKAE; translated from the coding sequence GTGGATACGCTCAAGACCTCGCTCCGTGATTCTCAGCGCACGATTGGGGAGCTTCGCTCGGAGCTTGAGTCCAGGCGGCAAGAGCTCGCGGATTCCCAAATTGCTCGCGCCCAGATGGAAGGGCGAATTCGAGAGGCGGAGCGGCGGCTGACGGAGGCGCGGCATATCATTGACCTTCAGCGCGAAGAACTGTCTTCATCCCGGACTGAGCGGCAACGGGTCTCGCAGGCCGGCACGGCGCTCCAGAACCAGTTGAAACAACTCCAGAAACAGCTGGCGAAGATGGGAAAGCAGTTTGAACGCGGAGGCGAAACCGGTGCCGGTGCCGCACCGGCCAATCTATCTTCGACAAACGCTCGCCCGCCTGCCGTGCGTCCTGTCAACATGGATTCATCCCATCATGGCGATGAGAAGACGCGCGTGGCGGTGGCTCCGGCTGAGGCGCTGCCATCCGACGCGATCGTTGATGGCGGAGAGCGTTCTGTGGCGGCGGCCGACTATCCCGCCAGTCTCTCGGTGAAGCCGGGGGATACTCTATGGAGCATTGCGCAGCGATTTCATACCACGGTACAGGAACTCATGGCGGCGAATGAGTTAGCCGATAATCGAATTCTCATTGGGCAAGCACTTCGGCTCCCCAGCCGTGTCGCATCCGGGACGTCTCCACTCGATAAGGCTGAGTAA
- a CDS encoding prepilin-type N-terminal cleavage/methylation domain-containing protein: MERSIEIGRRGALNAKGFTLIELMIVISIIGILATLAVPSYQSSLIKARETVLRQDLFTMRELLDHHRADHGKYPTSLEGLVVAGYLRSIPKDPFTSSSTTWQEIIEPTEGGIFDVYSGSDLVGTTGTAYNQW; encoded by the coding sequence ATGGAACGAAGTATCGAGATTGGTAGACGTGGCGCACTCAACGCAAAGGGTTTTACCCTTATTGAGTTGATGATCGTGATTTCGATTATCGGAATATTAGCCACGCTTGCGGTGCCGTCGTATCAGTCTTCGCTAATCAAGGCGAGGGAGACCGTGTTGCGGCAGGATCTGTTTACGATGCGGGAACTCTTGGATCACCATCGGGCCGACCATGGGAAATATCCAACCAGTCTGGAAGGGCTTGTGGTGGCCGGATATCTGCGGTCGATTCCCAAGGACCCGTTTACGAGTTCTTCCACGACGTGGCAGGAGATCATTGAGCCTACGGAGGGTGGCATCTTTGATGTCTACTCCGGGTCTGATCTTGTCGGAACAACCGGGACCGCCTACAATCAATGGTAA
- a CDS encoding type II secretion system protein: MKESGVTLLELLVTMTIVVILASIAMPLSKVTTQRRQEIELRQQLRTIRAAIDTFKLEWNRDGDALLGPVCLKNKLTCKDVTSIYGYPKTLDALLGVKLTGEEATVRGTTMRRYLRGLPVDPLTGKNDWILRCYKDSPKPSSWCGEDVYDVVTQSEAVALDGTKYRDW, translated from the coding sequence GTGAAAGAGTCTGGGGTCACGCTTCTTGAGCTTCTTGTCACCATGACGATCGTCGTGATTCTCGCCTCAATCGCGATGCCTTTGAGCAAGGTCACGACGCAACGGCGGCAGGAAATCGAATTGCGCCAGCAGTTGCGGACCATCCGAGCGGCCATTGATACCTTTAAGTTGGAATGGAATCGGGATGGCGATGCGCTGCTTGGGCCTGTTTGCCTGAAGAACAAGCTGACCTGTAAAGATGTGACCAGCATCTACGGGTATCCCAAGACGTTGGATGCGCTTCTCGGGGTCAAATTGACCGGGGAGGAAGCGACGGTTCGCGGAACGACGATGCGGCGGTACCTTCGAGGACTGCCCGTCGACCCGCTTACCGGGAAGAACGACTGGATACTCCGTTGCTACAAAGACAGTCCGAAGCCGTCGAGTTGGTGCGGGGAGGATGTCTATGACGTGGTCACCCAAAGTGAGGCCGTAGCGCTGGATGGAACGAAGTATCGAGATTGGTAG
- a CDS encoding secretin N-terminal domain-containing protein: MWSLLIRVDRFFPHSGQIAPVLLSLVLLAGCLASQDAKRGDQHLAAGNWEEASLAYKEALKNDPFDPGLTSKYALARERAAGLYHERGEAFLKERQMDLAIEQFKRALTIEPANLVHQASLAEATRLKESRSHFREAERLAQLGRTDEAMGGYTRAAELDPTFKDPLESISRLTEEQQAAMRGDRLKQPVTMRFKNAGIKEVLEGVAKVGGFTLIFDKDVRNDPISIGVQDTPFEDALNLILNSNSLFSRQVSPGVLIISPNTKQKQEQYQDLMIRTFYLSTAKAKDMLVLLKSMLDSKRMHANEQLNAIVIRDQPEKLDLAERIILSNDRQEPEVLFDLEVLEVNRTKNQTYGLNYPKQAGAGLIPPGFTGALAADPVQMTYRQLTSLGPDSYLFRLPTSVLLDFFKQESDAKTLAAPKVRVVNNKKAEINIGDKQPILLSTTNVLPGQAATGAVPTTSTVTSIEFRDTGVKLTVEPSIRLGNELSLKMKVEVIRIGDQVTLQASPPIQQFRFGNRSAETTLNMRDGETIVLGGLIQEEDRKTRVTMPWIGDLPLIGNWLSSFKTERVTTEVILTITPRIMQSPLAPGSTNQAFWSGTETSYATTPLFSSAPKKTLAHLSGSQTGLGSLASNGIRSKSDKTSAASLMKAAVSGPILSIQPGDAAVQVGKEIKLSILDGRLQASADGVFQLEYDPLVLRFKRIGDAELLDAAASGNDGGGEDAGRLTFRLSKTDSRAPRSVTVTFGAVAVGVSPVRVELAAADRDGGAQATEVGTGVVRVR, from the coding sequence ATGTGGAGTCTACTGATTCGCGTCGATAGGTTTTTCCCCCACTCAGGGCAAATTGCCCCGGTGCTTTTGTCTCTTGTTCTTCTTGCGGGTTGTCTCGCCTCTCAGGACGCGAAACGCGGCGATCAGCATTTGGCCGCCGGGAATTGGGAGGAGGCCAGTCTCGCCTACAAGGAGGCCCTGAAGAATGATCCGTTTGATCCGGGTCTCACCAGCAAGTACGCGCTGGCGCGAGAACGAGCTGCGGGCCTCTACCATGAACGCGGAGAGGCGTTTCTCAAAGAACGGCAAATGGATCTGGCGATTGAGCAGTTCAAACGGGCACTGACGATCGAGCCTGCCAATCTTGTTCATCAGGCCAGTCTGGCAGAAGCGACCCGCTTGAAAGAGTCTCGCTCGCATTTCCGTGAGGCCGAGCGGCTGGCCCAGCTCGGTCGAACAGACGAGGCGATGGGAGGCTATACCAGAGCTGCGGAGCTGGATCCTACCTTCAAAGATCCGCTTGAAAGTATCAGCCGGTTGACGGAAGAGCAGCAGGCGGCCATGCGCGGCGACCGCCTGAAGCAGCCGGTGACGATGCGATTCAAGAACGCAGGGATCAAAGAGGTATTGGAGGGGGTGGCGAAGGTGGGCGGGTTCACTCTGATCTTCGATAAAGATGTCCGGAACGATCCGATTTCCATCGGAGTCCAGGATACGCCATTTGAGGATGCGCTGAACTTGATCTTGAACAGCAATAGTCTCTTCTCCAGGCAGGTCTCGCCAGGAGTCCTCATCATCAGTCCAAACACCAAGCAGAAGCAGGAGCAGTATCAGGATCTGATGATCCGGACGTTTTATCTTTCGACGGCCAAGGCCAAGGATATGTTGGTGCTGCTCAAAAGCATGCTGGACTCGAAGCGGATGCATGCCAATGAACAACTCAATGCCATCGTAATCCGCGATCAACCGGAGAAGCTGGATCTCGCGGAGCGGATCATTCTTTCCAACGACCGGCAAGAGCCGGAAGTTCTGTTTGATCTTGAAGTGCTGGAAGTCAATCGTACCAAGAACCAAACGTACGGATTGAATTATCCCAAACAGGCCGGCGCCGGACTCATTCCTCCCGGGTTTACCGGTGCGCTGGCGGCAGATCCCGTCCAAATGACCTATCGCCAGCTGACGAGCCTTGGGCCTGACAGCTATCTGTTTCGTCTTCCAACGAGTGTTTTGCTCGATTTTTTCAAGCAGGAATCGGACGCTAAGACACTGGCTGCGCCAAAGGTGCGGGTGGTGAACAATAAGAAGGCCGAGATTAATATCGGAGACAAGCAGCCGATTCTCTTGTCGACCACCAATGTGTTGCCTGGACAGGCGGCAACCGGGGCTGTGCCGACAACCTCAACCGTCACGTCGATTGAGTTTCGGGACACCGGAGTCAAGCTTACGGTGGAGCCATCCATTCGATTGGGCAACGAACTTTCCTTGAAGATGAAAGTTGAAGTGATTCGCATCGGCGACCAGGTGACCTTACAGGCCTCGCCGCCGATCCAGCAGTTTCGTTTCGGCAATCGATCTGCGGAAACGACACTCAATATGCGTGACGGGGAGACCATCGTGCTCGGCGGTTTGATTCAGGAGGAGGATCGCAAGACTCGCGTGACCATGCCGTGGATCGGCGATCTGCCTCTCATCGGGAATTGGCTCAGCTCATTCAAAACGGAACGGGTGACGACCGAAGTCATCTTGACGATTACCCCTCGTATCATGCAATCCCCGTTGGCACCCGGATCAACCAACCAGGCCTTCTGGTCCGGGACTGAGACAAGTTATGCGACCACGCCGCTGTTCTCTAGTGCGCCGAAAAAAACGCTGGCCCATCTTTCCGGCAGTCAGACCGGACTCGGATCACTCGCTTCCAACGGTATACGGTCCAAGAGCGACAAAACGTCAGCTGCTTCTCTGATGAAGGCCGCAGTCAGTGGCCCGATCCTTTCTATTCAGCCCGGCGATGCGGCGGTCCAAGTCGGAAAAGAGATCAAGCTTTCGATCTTGGATGGGCGCCTTCAGGCATCGGCCGATGGTGTCTTTCAGCTGGAATACGATCCGCTGGTGTTGCGCTTCAAGCGAATCGGCGATGCGGAGCTGCTTGATGCGGCGGCCTCTGGAAACGATGGTGGGGGTGAGGACGCGGGGAGGTTGACGTTTCGTCTGTCTAAAACGGACAGCCGCGCTCCTCGATCTGTGACCGTAACATTTGGGGCTGTTGCCGTCGGTGTTTCTCCGGTGAGGGTCGAGCTTGCTGCGGCTGATCGGGACGGTGGGGCGCAAGCGACCGAAGTCGGGACGGGGGTCGTGAGGGTCCGGTGA
- a CDS encoding nucleotide sugar dehydrogenase has translation MGKEQARSIAVVGLGYVGLPIAVAFGKQGPVVGFDINKAKIAELRRGVDRTGEVSSADLKASQVQYTWEPAELKAADFIIVAVPTPINEALQPDFTALQKSSELIGSNLAPGTIVVYESTVYPGATEEVCLPILEKMSGMKAGVDFKIGYSPERINPGDKEHTLEKIIKVVSAQDAESLEIVAKTYETVVKAGIHRASSIKVAEAAKVIENTQRDLNIALMNELALIFHRLGIDTKSVLEAAGTKWNFLRFSPGLVGGHCIGVDPYYLTAKAESVGYHPQVILSGRRINNGMGKFVAEQTMKLLSRLPRPVNELKVAVLGLTFKENVPDLRNSKVPDIINELLEYGVQVVVHDPIAESEEAVHEYGIKLVDLKQIKDVDGVIVAVAHRSFLEMGLSELLKPLRDQKSGVLIDVKSIFDPSQVPSSIKYWRL, from the coding sequence ATGGGTAAAGAGCAGGCTCGGTCAATTGCTGTCGTTGGGTTGGGATACGTGGGCTTGCCCATTGCCGTGGCGTTCGGCAAGCAAGGCCCGGTCGTTGGATTCGATATAAACAAGGCCAAGATTGCGGAGCTGCGGCGCGGGGTCGATCGAACAGGCGAAGTGTCAAGCGCAGATCTTAAAGCTTCACAGGTGCAGTATACGTGGGAGCCGGCGGAGCTCAAGGCTGCTGATTTCATTATTGTCGCGGTACCGACACCTATTAATGAAGCGCTTCAGCCTGATTTTACAGCCTTACAGAAGTCGTCCGAGCTGATCGGCTCGAACTTGGCTCCGGGCACCATTGTTGTTTATGAGTCGACGGTCTATCCCGGCGCTACGGAAGAGGTGTGTTTGCCCATCCTTGAAAAAATGTCAGGGATGAAGGCCGGGGTCGATTTCAAGATCGGATATTCTCCGGAGCGTATCAATCCAGGCGACAAGGAACATACTCTTGAGAAAATCATCAAGGTCGTATCAGCGCAGGATGCTGAATCGCTGGAAATCGTTGCGAAGACCTATGAGACAGTGGTGAAAGCCGGAATCCACCGCGCGTCAAGTATTAAGGTGGCTGAAGCGGCCAAGGTGATTGAGAATACGCAGCGCGATCTCAATATCGCGTTGATGAACGAGCTCGCATTGATCTTCCATCGGTTGGGAATTGATACGAAGTCGGTCTTGGAAGCTGCAGGCACGAAATGGAATTTCCTGAGATTTTCACCTGGCTTGGTCGGCGGCCATTGCATCGGGGTGGATCCCTATTACCTGACGGCGAAAGCCGAGTCGGTGGGGTACCATCCTCAGGTGATTCTTTCAGGCCGCCGGATCAACAATGGCATGGGAAAGTTCGTCGCTGAGCAGACGATGAAGCTCCTGAGCCGGCTTCCACGGCCGGTCAATGAACTCAAGGTCGCGGTGCTCGGATTGACCTTCAAAGAGAATGTGCCTGATCTTCGCAATAGCAAAGTCCCGGATATCATCAACGAGCTTCTTGAGTATGGTGTGCAAGTGGTTGTGCACGATCCGATCGCAGAATCGGAGGAAGCTGTGCATGAGTACGGGATCAAATTGGTTGATTTGAAACAGATCAAGGATGTTGACGGGGTGATCGTGGCGGTGGCTCACCGGAGTTTCCTTGAGATGGGGCTGAGTGAACTGTTAAAGCCCTTGCGTGATCAGAAGAGCGGAGTCCTGATCGATGTGAAGAGTATCTTTGACCCTTCACAAGTCCCTTCCTCAATAAAGTATTGGCGCCTCTAG